The Amycolatopsis sp. QT-25 genomic sequence GCGTGGTCAGGCGGCCGCGACCGGACCACCCGAGCGTCGAAGTCCTGGTCTCCACGCCGAGCAAGCTGAGCTTCCCGTCCTCGCACGCGACCTCCACCACGGCGGCGGCGGTGCTCTACTCCGGATTGACCGGGCGTAACCTGGTCCCGGCCCTGGTACCGCCGATGCTGGCCTCCCGGCTCGTGCTCGGCGTCCATTACCCGACCGACGTTCTGGCCGGAGCGGCCCTTGGGGGCGTAGTCGGCGGCTTGATACGTAGGAAGCTGAAGCGACGATGAGTGAAACGACCGAGAAGGCCGATTCCAAGCCTGACGACGTAGAACCCGTGGCCGCGACCGAGGCCGCCGAACCGAAGAAGGTCGCCGGCGGTCTCGTCGGCGGCATCATCAAGACGGCACGCCCGCGCCAGTGGGTGAAGAACGTGCTGGTGTTCGCCGCCCCGTTCTTCGCCTTTTCGAAATCGACGGACCGGACCGGCCTGCTGATCGCCGCGTTGATCGCCTTCGCGG encodes the following:
- a CDS encoding phosphatase PAP2 family protein produces the protein MLDKGVPTGEVAVLAKAQGVLKSDVTVKAARGLSHFGEHSAGWFALGLAGAAVDKKRRKDWLVAAAGVVGAHAASIAVKRVVRRPRPDHPSVEVLVSTPSKLSFPSSHATSTTAAAVLYSGLTGRNLVPALVPPMLASRLVLGVHYPTDVLAGAALGGVVGGLIRRKLKRR